Genomic DNA from Lactuca sativa cultivar Salinas chromosome 8, Lsat_Salinas_v11, whole genome shotgun sequence:
CTAATTGACGAAGCCTTATAGTAATATCTATAAGCACAACTAAGCATGCCGTCTGGTCCAAAGAAGAGGAGGGCTGCAAAGAAAAAGAATGATGCCGGTACAGGTGAAATTATGGTTATTTTTTCTGTAAATCGTTTTCATTACCTTTTATTTTACGTATGTGTTTGACTATCTTTGGTGAACtgatttaattttttgttttttctgcGTAGAAGAGAAGCCGGTTGCTGCTGTTGAGAGCGTAAGCAATGTATCGGAAATGAGTGTTGGTGACCCGGGTATTGAGGCTTTTGATGAATCTCAAGCTGCTGCTCGCATTGCACTTCAATCACAATTAATGTGTGAGAAGGAAAATGTTGAAGAAAGTAAAAATGATGCAGTAGGATCTGAATCTGTTGGTTACAAGAGTAAAGAGtctgaatatgaatatgaatctTCTGAAGACGAATTCAAAATGCATGTTCCTTTATTGGAAATGTTAAGTGAGGCGAAATCAACTGTATCTAATGGAAATAAGTATGATTCTGTTAATCAGGTCATTCTTCAAGTCCCTCATATTGAGTTCGATTTGAAAGAAACTAAAGAAACCGAATGTGTTGAAGCATGTGAAAGAGTAAGCCATGCTCCACCTGGGAAATGTGTTCTTTCTCATGATTCTTTCAAAGAGCCACCGAGAAACCCTTGTGTAGTTCAGGTGTCTTCGGCAACTGTTAGTCATGTTGTTTCAGTAATGAAAGACGACGGACATATTTCCATGGAAGGTGATCTTCAAGAATTCATGAAACAGCAGTCGGGAAGTACTGTTCAAATGGAAGTGTCTTCAATTGAAAGCCATGATCAATTCAATGGCTTTCGAGATGAAGTGGTTGGGCTACTTAAGACATTGCTTGAAGGAAATGGACGATTAAAGACAATGTGTCAAGAGATGATGTGTCATATTACTGAAATAAGTTTACAGGTTCAACAGCTTTTGGAAAAGATTGATTCAGGCAAGCTAATTACTTGAAGATGTCTCTCATTAAAAGCTTCAccttttattatatatattaccAACATGCTTTTTTTGCTATGATCTGTCAACTACCGTTTTAGCTCTTTGTCTTTTTGTTATATTGAACGGGGTTCTGATGTCAAGAGACGACGGACTTATTTGGTTTTTCTTTAGTTGCTAATTATCATGATCTTTTGCCAAGTTGTTAAATCCTAGTTTAATATATACATGGGCTCTGTTTGTTGGTATTGTTTGTCAGAAAAGGCTTTGAGAGTAATGAATGTTGCAccacttaaaaattaaaaagcaAGACATCCTATACAATCAAACTTAGCCGTGATCGTTTGTTTCTTACACTGAGCAGTTGAAATCAAAGATGGAAATGTAGCGCGTGATGCTAATGCAATTATAAACTGAGTTGAAGTAGCCATCTGAGCCTATCTTTAACGTAAGTTAAGCTTGTAAATGTGTATGTAGAACATGAACGTCAGAACATCGGAGCTCGATTATGATCTTAAAACCAATAAATTAGTGGGCTTTGAAATCATTATCTTTGATAAGGAACCTGAAAttttgtgtttacagttttgttgATGGTTTTGATCTTGAAGATGAACAGTTTGTTGGTGGTATTGATATGGAAGATGAGCTCTTGTATCTAGATGAACAGGTTGATGTTTTTTCTTCAGAACACGTAGTTGGTGGGTTTGATCTTGAAGATGAACAGTTTGTGGTGGTATTGGTATGGAAGATGAGCTCTTGTATCTACATGAACAGGTTGTTGATTTTTTTTCAGAATATGATTTTGGTTTTGCACATGAACACTTGAGGAATATGTAGGAATCATGGCTCTGGTTTTACCTTTTACGTTATGGTTAATCTGGGTTTCGATTAAGTCATACTAGAAATGAATCGGTTTCTTTTAGTGAAAAACGATCCATACATGGTAATACCTTTCATATTCGTTGCGTTTTTATATATTCGACTTCATGAGTCCAAAACAAACATGAACAAATTAAAATGAAGTTTAATTTCTTACATTGAACTTTTAAGTTTTAACATAACATACAAACACGCAACTTATGTAAATTCAAAAGAAACAACCTAGAACCGTCAGGACCGGTCCAAACATATATGGGGCTCggggcgaaaagaaaaaaaaaaaggaggCCTCTCAAAAACAATTATGATAAAGattaaataaaatatcatttatttttcAGTATAGATGTGTTCAATTATCTATAACAAGCCAGCCAAATTGTTTATATTTTGAGCTAAtttgagtttgaaccaactttacatcttaaaaatcatttaggtaataattatatatattatcacaccccaaaaccggaacggcggaaacgttctggggtggatgacgtcatgtcaagtatcacaacatatgaagTATAGTAATTAAAATACAACAacaattgcattaatagtaataattttacataggttacattacatagaaacatcaaaattaatacaaggaataatatagatgcagctcggtactaggctgtcttcacaaaagctctcgggatgtacctgtctatcgctgacctgataatacaagttattttgaaagcgagtatcaggatttttataaatgctggtgagttcataagtatttagtgtcatttgtgtaagtaagcattttactcaaaataactttatgaaaagtagtagtttagaatatacggtgtattagcgtcctttccagaaaatcctatattttctaaataaaagcagtcttctaccaagactcgacagactTATGTTTTTAATAAGTAactttccccaaaatactatcattaccaaaatacggtattgacTCTAAAGAGAATATAAGAATATCACTAGTAGAAATACtagggaaaaataacatatgcctcagtaatactgctgactaaggcaaaagaaatcatagactccaggagagtatcgaatgaatgatacgcctggctcagtctaaaacaaggaaatacagactccagacagtatcgaatgaacgacacagctagcaaagtctaaaacaagaaaatacagactccagacagtatcgaatgaacgacacatctaacaaagtctaaaacatccggtaatcctaagtgggttgtttcagaaatacagtgttaattctcgttaccttaaggccatgaattataaagtaaacatggagatactcgtaaccatactgattgacactagagtacttgacgccctgcaagcgtcggaataaatgtgacatttgtcaccccttggcttagtaggccggggactgtagctagcagttaggg
This window encodes:
- the LOC122195695 gene encoding uncharacterized protein LOC122195695, translating into MPSGPKKRRAAKKKNDAGTEEKPVAAVESVSNVSEMSVGDPGIEAFDESQAAARIALQSQLMCEKENVEESKNDAVGSESVGYKSKESEYEYESSEDEFKMHVPLLEMLSEAKSTVSNGNKYDSVNQVILQVPHIEFDLKETKETECVEACERVSHAPPGKCVLSHDSFKEPPRNPCVVQVSSATVSHVVSVMKDDGHISMEGDLQEFMKQQSGSTVQMEVSSIESHDQFNGFRDEVVGLLKTLLEGNGRLKTMCQEMMCHITEISLQVQQLLEKIDSGKLIT